The sequence GTACAGAACCAgccatgtgtatgcatatatccccacccctctggatttccttcccatcaccacaaagcattgagtagagttccccacAATATATAACAGGCTCTTATTAATTAGCTATTCCGTGCATAGCAGTGTATACTTGTCattcctaatctcccaattcttcccacccccctcagtatccatacatttgttctctacatctgtgtctctatttctgctttgttaataggttcatctgtaccacttttctagattccacacatatgtgttaatatacggtatatggtatttgtttttctctttttgacttatttcactctttatgacagtctctaggtccatctatgtctgcaaatgacccaattttgtttcttttgatagCTTGCTGCCCAAAATCTTGGCTACCTGTCTATTGAGGCCAAATAGAAATACGTAGATAgggtttggaggaaatagaagagAGTAGCTTTATTTTGCCTGGCAAAAGAGAAACGCGATAGGCTAGCACCTCAAGAACTGTGTCCCCCTTCCTGGGGAATTACATGGGGTTTTATAGGTGGAAACTTGTAGTCCAGGGTATGTGATAAGGAACAAGGTGGTGAAGGTTTTGCATTCTTCTGTGGGCATTATATAAAACAGTCACTTTTGGCATCATGTGACCTGGTACTTGGGTCCAACAGCCCCGTAATTGGGTCCATTCATCTCTGGCTTATTGGCCTGCAACcttctttctgaaatgcaaaCAGCTATAAGTGGTGACCTGCTAGAGAGTGAGGGAGAGGAAATACCAGGTGCAGGaggtaatttatataatattaggGATGATAGGAGGTAAGCTTTGAGATGGACAAATCTAGTTATACGCACTACAGATTAGTAACagttaaaataaaactaagattGGTTAGCTCTTTCAGGCCATTTTATGTTTCTTCTCTAGCCTGttcactgttctctttatttccttgtttttcaggagggaaaaaaaaaacaactcatttctatttttgttgcagcaggctgagtaatattcctttgtatatatgtaccacatcttctttacccattcctctgttgataggcATTAAGGTAGcttgcatgtcctggctattgtaaatagtgcttcagtgaacactggggtgcatgtgcctttttgaattatggttttctcaaggtatagcagcagcagcagcaaggtatatgcccagtagtgggattgctgggtcatatcatTTTAGGTTCTATGATATGAACCTAAAAACAgaggtttttaaggaacctctgtagtattctccatagtggctgttacattcccatcaacggtgcaagacggttcccttttctctacaccctctccagcatttgttgtttgtagattttttgctGCTGGCCATTCTGACAGTGTGAGgagatatctcactgtagttttgatttgcatttctgtaacaaTAATTAGTgatagtaagcatcttttaatgtgcctcttggccatctgtatgtcttccttggagaaatgtctgtttaggtcttcagcCCATTTTTATATTAGGTTGcttattttttgatattgagctgcatgagctatctgtatattttgaagattacttccttgtcagttgctttgtttgcaaatatcccCCATTCTGAAGATTCTCTTTTCATCTTATGTATGGTTTGCTTTGGTGTGCAAAAGCCTTTACGTTTAATCAagttccatttgtttctttttgtttttattttcattactctaggaagcTGGGTCAAAAAAGCTCTGGCTCTGATTTATGTCAAACAGTATTCtttctatgttttcctttaagagtctTACAATGTcctgtcttacatttaggtctttaatccatttttagtttacttttgtgtatggtattagggagtgttctaatttcattcttttacatggagctgtccagttttcccagcactgtgtattgaagagactgtcttttctctgttgtatattcttgcttcctttgtcatagattaggtgaccacaggtgcatgggtttatctctggactttctatcttgttccgttgttctttatttctgtttttgtgccagtaccatactgtctgatCTTGATCACAGGTAGCTGAGTCACATTGAATAGGTATATGATATATGTCTTCTaactgagaaaaaggaaagtgtTATTTATGgctatatgtacaatggaattaaattaagGCAATTCACATTTTAAAGACTCATTTTCTTATAGACAAAATTAACCCCAATACAAAAATGAATGGACTGACTGTAACTGGGTTTGAGACAGAAGAGCACTACAGCAATGCACAGATTCATAAATGAGCCTAGAAACACAATGAAGACACTGGCAGCTAATTGCAAACTCATGAAGCATCTTAGAGCTCAAAACGCCTCCCCACCATCACCTCATTCAATACGAAACACATTGTattaaaccattttatttttgtatggcTAGCTATGCAGCAATAGCGAAAGATACAACAATCAAAGCGAACTTAGTTCAGGGTAATTGTAATAAcctgctgtttctttttcttttttaaaaaagttttatttatttttggctgctctgagtcttcgttgctgtgcacaggctttctctagttacagagaGCAGTGGCTaccctctagttgcggtgtgccggcttctcattgcagtggtttttcttgttgcagagcccaggctctagagtactggctcagtagttgtggcacacaggcttagctgctccatggcatgtgggatctaccccACCCAAGACTGAAtccctgccccctgcattggcaggtggattcttaaccactagaccaccaggggcggagaaggcgatggcaccccactccagtactcttgcctggaaaatccatggacagaggagcctggtaggctgcagtccatggagtcgtgaagagtcggacacgactgagcgactttactttcatttttcactttcatgcattggagaaggaaatggcatcccactccagtattcttgcctggagaatcccagggatgggggagcctggtaggctgcagtccatgggatctcacagagtcggacatgactgaaatgacttagcagcagcagcagactgccaGGGGAGCCCTATTGcttcttatttttgtcttttgttttgacATTTGAAGACAACATTTCTGATCATTTTGTTATTCAAGTTTTTATCAGATAACTACATTAAAAATGACTATGTTGGTATTTCTTTCCAGGTTCCCAGGAGAGTTTGCAAGAATATGCATGCTTATGAAGAAAAACTGCTGACCCTGAATCATATGACTAAGCAGTATTCATGTTCTCTTACAAGTTAGTCTTGATCACACAAATAGAAGAAATTCCTTTCTATATAGGAAATATATAATAGATGACATTGTTCATTCACTGTCTGTTTAGTGTTTATGACAAAGTTTGGAAATGAATGAGATACTTTATTTAGAACGATGGAAGAAGTCATATTTGTAGCATCACTGTAAGTTTTTGAGCAGAAACAGTGAGGAAATTgaatgagaaaacataaaatcTGCTAACATTCTTCATCTCAATGAATAAATCCCCTTACACATTGACGTTGGTATTCCATAGTTCAGTGAGTAGACGTACAGCTTGAAAAGAAACTTAGTGCATGAAATACagagtataatttaaaatatgcttcATCATCATGTTATGTCTGACTCTAAGGCCATGTTACTCAACTTTCTGTCTCAGTGTAGATgccattaaaataaatgtatttgatgTTCAGTTATTTCAGTGACAATAGTAGGCACTGTGGACTAGAGCCTGGAAAAGAGTACAGTATCttaataaagagaataaaaaccAATGACAAAAAAACCTAGTAGGTTAAGTCTACATTATCAAGAAGACCAGGTAAGATAGTTTTAtatagagagggcttccctggtggctcagacagtaaagggtctgcctgcaatacaggagacacagggtttgatccctgggtcaggaaaatcccctggagaaggaaatggcaacccactccagtattcttgcctggagaatcccatggacagaggagcctgtcaagctacggccacagggttgcaaggagtcagacacggctgagcaaatAGAGGCAGAGAGGAATGAAGGACCCAAAAGTGAAAAACTGGTCTCAGATTTTCCTCTCCTATAAAATTACAGAAATAGCAAAGTTGCCACGTTTGGTTGTTCCCATTGGAATGGCAAAACTCATGACTCTTTTTCTACTAAAAGTAAAGACATATTACATGGGGTACTATTAGTCATTTGAGGAGAAATTATTCTTAAGAAATCCAAGCAATTCCatgagataaatgaaaatttctcatttttttcatatcGATGGTTGGGAATGAATtagggaaaacagaaagaaaatgaagagaaatatgTTAGATATCAGACAGAGAAGAAAGTCTAATCAAGTAAATGACTAAATTGTACACagaagttgaaaaaataaaaattccaggtactttcctggtggaccagtggttaagacttcgcatTCCCAGGGCAAGGGTTcgatctttggtcagggaactggatcccacaagctgcaacgaAGATCTCACACGACTCAACTAAAACCTGGTACAGTTAAAAAATTTTCAGGAGATAAACAGAAAGAGTAAGTTTTACTTGTGCAGACTGATTGAAGAATTATAACTTCTGGCACTGAGACTTTAAGCTCTGAAATCATAGGCAACTCTTCAGCCCTGTGACCACTGTCCCTTTTATAACTGCCATTCCCAAGAATCTTTTCAGAGCCCCCTTTATGTCTTTATTCCTCAGACTGTAGATGAAGGGGTTTAGCATGGGCGTGACCACGGCGTACATCACTGAAGCTTTTGCACTTGAGTGTGATCTGTGGGTAGCAGCTGAGCTAAGGTATACTCCTAGGCttgtacaaaaaaataaagagacaacTGAGAGGTGAGACATGCAGGTGGAAAACGCTGCTTGCTTCCCCTGAGCTGATGAGATTCCACATATGGAGGAAACGATCTTCGAGTATGAGAAAAGGATAGCAGCCAGGGGACCGCCAGCCAACAGCACAGCTGCAAAATACATGAGCATGTTGTTAAGAAAGGCGTCACGGCAGGCAAGTTGGACCATCTGATTGAGTTCACAGAAAAAGTGGGGGATTTCCACGTCTGTGCAGAAGGACAGTCGCAACACCATTAGGCTTTGTAACAGTGAATGCAAGGCACTTATAATCCAGGTCACCAGAAGCAGCAGTCCACAGAGTCGGGGGTTCATGATAACCATGTAATGCAAGGGATGACAGATGGCCACAAACCTGTCATAGGCCATCACGGTCAAAAGATAGATGTCCAACCctgaaaagaataggaaaaagtaCATCTGGGTGATGCAACCTGCATAGGTTATGACCTTGCTCTGTGTCTGGATATTCACCAGCATCTTGGGGACAGCAGTGCTGGTAAAACAGATGTCTGCGAAGGAcaggttggaaaggaagaagtacatgggcgtGTGGAGGTGGGAGTCATAGACGGTGGCCAGGATGATGAGCAGATTTCCAAACACAGTGATCAGGTACATGGAGAGGAAAGTCACAAATATGAGTGTCTGTAATTCTTCTTCCTTTgaaaaccccagaagaacaaaTTCTGAAACTCCTGTAAGATTCCATGGTTCCATGTGGTGAAGGGGACTAACAGAGAAGAGGACAATAACATGACTCATTTTCACATAACTGACAGTACTTGCTGGGTTGCAAGGTCACTATATATATTTGCTCAagaaattaattttgatattttgtgtATGGGTTTGTCTTCTTTAGAGGATCTCCTGTTTCACCTCTGATTAGGAATTTTGGTCACATCTCAGCATTTTCCCCAAGAAGTCATGCATTCTACTGCTTTACTGAGAATATCTTTCACACACTTGAGGAGTACCCGAGTGGCAACCACAATGCAGGCGCTATCTAGGCAATAAGTACAAGGTGCTGAAAAAAACAAAGCCCCTACAATCCAATGATAAGGAAAGAATAGAGGCAAATAAAATAGTttatcaggacttccctagtggttaagactccacactcccaatggaggggacccagctttgatccctggtcaggtaactagataccacatgccgCATCTGAGttcacgtgtgtgcatgctcaatcgtgcctgactcttttgtgaccccttggagtgtagccctccaggctccctgtctatggagttttccaggcaagaatactggagtgggttgccatttcctactgtagGGTTTACAAGCTGAAACTAAAAAACCCCACATGGCACAGGGAAGACTGAAgcgcccatgtgcagcaactaagGCCCTACAGTCAAATATatcttttttagaaaagaaagtaaatggattcttttctggaggctctagaAGGAACCCAGTCCTGCAGACATCTGGATTTTAGCCTATTGAGACCCATTTCAGGCTTCTGAACTGCAGAACTTTAGGAGCataaattgctttcttttcagCCAATAAGTGGTCTTTTGTGACAGTGGCAATAGGAGTATCATAGAGACATtgattcaataaaatttttttagggAAATGAGTTTAAGCCTACCAGGTCATGCATTTAGCTTCCCTTGAGTAAGGGCAATCTATGTTGAAAATTCAtgttaagtagaaaaaaaaaattaaatcagtttGGATATATTCCACTCTGTCTAGCTGCCACAGTAAATTTCTCATTGCATAAATGTAACTGTTGTTCTCACTGTGGGACTTTTCTGGCACTGAAATATGAAAAGCAACATATTATCAAAATTAAGATTACCCATCTTACTTTAAATCTATTTCAGctttcttttatttcatattaattcaaatgttcattcttttatttctatcattttcaattttcataTTACTTTTTAACATATAAGAATGACTAGAAGATACATCTCTGTGTgggtatatatgtgcatatttttggaaaaaatgtatacacacatgtgcacagatATAACCTTTGCCCTTGAATATTTTCTTcatactaaaaataaatgattacacATTTCATCATTCTTCATAGCATCTATAtgaagttatatttattttttaattttttaaaataaatttatttattttaattggcagctaattactttacaatattgtattggttttgccatacatcaacatgaatccgccacgggtatacatgtgttccctatcctgaacgcccctcctacctccctccctgtaGTATCCCACATTATCTTcagaaataaggaaactgaggctcagagagactaaattttttaaatttaataattatttttaaatttgttgacaATTACATAATAAAGTAGTTAAAATTCATGTGCACTATCTTAAGTTAAACACAAATGGAAGCAAGCAATATGTACGTTGATTTTTGTATAGCTTCTTTAATTCATCAGAGGCACACTTTAAATATGCAGCTTATTTTGTGCAAttatatacatgctgctgctgctgctaagtcacttcagtcgtgtccgactctgtgcgaccccatagacagcagcccaccaggctcccccgtccctgggattctccaggcaagaacactggagtgggttgccatttccttctccaatgcatgaaagtgaaaagtaaaagtgaagtcgctcagtcgtgtctgactcttagtgactccatggactgcagcctaccaggctcctccatccatgggattttccaggcaagagtactggagtggggtgccattgccttctccgaattatatACATAGTTGtatgtaatttttaatatataagatttataatatattattatttatgcaattatactccaataatttagataaaaaggaaaactgcATGGTGCATAGCTAAGGGTAGTATATGGAGCACATGTAGCTGATTTTCACTTTATAGGCTGGAAAATATCTCTTTTAGCTAGATAGAAAGTCAAGTGCTATATATAGACAGAAGCAatggaattaattttaattaattcccATAATAAACTCATTTTGCTGTAAATAGAAGATTAACCTAAATATAAGAATGTAGTAAACTGATAATAAATTGGAAGAGCATTCAGCCACACACAGCATGGATGAGCCTTAGAAACAGTGTAGAGACTGACTGCTGACTACAGACTCAGAGCACAGAAAAGACTACAGCATATAATTTCATTTGATAATAAAGGTATTGTGATATCCTGTTTGATATAAGATGACTTGTACATGATAATCACTTAGTGCAGGGAGTGGCAGATGACTAAGTGGTCAGAGAAAGACGTTCAATACTACATCCAATACTACAAAGTATATGTAAAAATACATATGGCTGATGTAACTTTCATAGGTTATaacttttctctgtctctgtataTTCACTAGCATCTTTGGAATTGTGGTGGTGAAAAAACAGATGGCTACAAGGGGCAGATTAGAGAGGTAGAACTATGTGGGTGTGTGGAGGCGGGAGTCTGAACTAATGGCTGGGATGTTAAGCAAATTTCCGAACACACTGATTATGTACATGGAGGGAAAAAACTCAAATGTGAGGGACTGCAGTTCTGGTTCTTTTGATAGTTCCAGAAGAAAACTTGAAAATTGTGTAGCATTGCCTGGTACCATATGGTGGTGGTAACtaccaagaaacaaaaaataatgactaCTAATACATTGCTAATACATTTGAATCGCTACTATTTATATTAGGCAGTGAAGAAatcaacatatatatttatacggatctcatcctcttttaagggcttcctggatggctcagcaggtaaagaatttgcctgcaatgcaggagacaggagacacgggttcagtccctgggttgggaagattccctggaggaggaaatggcaacctactccagtatacttgcctggagaatctctatggacagagaagccgggcGAGCtacgtccacagggttgcaaagagtcggacatgactgaacaactaagcaactaTGCTCTTCAAGGGATATCCCATGACTTCTCTGACAAGGGATTCCTACCCCATACTCAGATTTTCCCCAAAGAGATCATATATTGCAAAGTTTAATGAGAAATGCTTTCATGAATTTGAGAAATAAATGCTGAGTACCGACCATCTTCTAGGCAAAAGGTATAAGGCACTAAGAGAAAAATTCCCTAGAATATAATGATGgtgaaaaatataagtaaatattatatatcatGTCAGATGGTGACAGGTACTATCATctatcaagaagaaaaaaagagtagatataaaAATAGTGGAAAGGGTATAATTTTTTATTAGGAACTCAAAAAGCCCTGCAAATAAAATTAGAGAACTCAAGGAAGACTGAATACAAGACATGAGGTTCTCTGGGTTGCCCTACGAGGacaaggggggcttccctggtggctcagatgttaaagaccctgcctgcaatgcaggaaactggggttcagtccctggggttccccctggaggaggaaatggcaacctgctccagtattcttgcctggagaatcccatggacagaggactacagtccatggggttaaagagtcagacacgactgggctacTAACGCTTTCACTAGGGAAAGAGCCTTAGCAAAGACTCTGACAAAGGGGCTTGTTTCAGATATCCAAAACTCGAAATGGGGCCAGGGTGCTGAGAGGAAACAAGAGGGAATGTGATGAAAGACATTgtcagaggatgtggagaaaccagGTGACTTTTCTGGTACAGTGAAACT is a genomic window of Bubalus kerabau isolate K-KA32 ecotype Philippines breed swamp buffalo chromosome 23, PCC_UOA_SB_1v2, whole genome shotgun sequence containing:
- the LOC129637657 gene encoding olfactory receptor 7A17-like, which translates into the protein MEPWNLTGVSEFVLLGFSKEEELQTLIFVTFLSMYLITVFGNLLIILATVYDSHLHTPMYFFLSNLSFADICFTSTAVPKMLVNIQTQSKVITYAGCITQMYFFLFFSGLDIYLLTVMAYDRFVAICHPLHYMVIMNPRLCGLLLLVTWIISALHSLLQSLMVLRLSFCTDVEIPHFFCELNQMVQLACRDAFLNNMLMYFAAVLLAGGPLAAILFSYSKIVSSICGISSAQGKQAAFSTCMSHLSVVSLFFCTSLGVYLSSAATHRSHSSAKASVMYAVVTPMLNPFIYSLRNKDIKGALKRFLGMAVIKGTVVTGLKSCL